The Micromonospora sp. NBC_01740 genome includes a window with the following:
- a CDS encoding acyl-CoA dehydrogenase family protein — MDFALSDTERAIRDTARDFIAREVMPLEPELLRRERAHRPGLEPDELRELQLKARAFGFWGLATPEAYGGMDLPAVTQSLIWTEIGRSYVPFRFGGEADNILFRANEEQQREFLVPTIEGERRSCFAITEPGAGSDAANIRLSARRDGGDWVLNGEKTFITGGNEADFAIVIAVTDREKGPRNGGATAFLVDRSMGWRSEFIQTMGEGGPAALVFDDVRVPERNILGEPGQGFALAMEWIGKGRYTIPSHAVGIAERALRMAIDHATTRQTFGRPIGDNQAIQWMIADSETELEAARWLILRAAWTVDQGMDPRHASSMAKLYGAGMVNRVVDRVLQIHGGMGYTRELPVERWYRQVRLYRIFEGTDEMQRLIIARDLLRGYTRLGGHLA; from the coding sequence ATGGACTTCGCGCTCTCGGACACCGAACGGGCCATCCGCGACACGGCCCGCGACTTCATCGCCAGGGAGGTCATGCCGCTGGAGCCGGAGCTGCTGCGGCGCGAACGCGCCCACCGGCCCGGGCTGGAGCCGGACGAGCTGCGCGAGTTGCAGCTCAAGGCGCGGGCGTTCGGCTTCTGGGGGCTGGCCACCCCCGAGGCGTACGGCGGCATGGACCTGCCGGCCGTCACCCAGTCGCTGATCTGGACCGAGATCGGCCGCTCGTACGTGCCGTTCCGCTTCGGCGGCGAGGCCGACAACATCCTGTTCCGGGCCAACGAGGAGCAGCAGCGGGAGTTCCTGGTCCCGACGATCGAGGGGGAGCGGCGTAGCTGCTTCGCGATCACCGAGCCGGGCGCCGGTTCCGACGCCGCCAACATCCGGCTCAGCGCCCGCCGCGACGGCGGCGACTGGGTGCTCAACGGCGAGAAGACCTTCATCACCGGCGGCAACGAGGCCGACTTCGCCATCGTCATCGCGGTCACCGACCGGGAGAAGGGCCCCCGCAACGGCGGCGCCACGGCCTTCCTGGTGGACCGGTCCATGGGCTGGCGCTCGGAGTTCATCCAGACCATGGGCGAGGGCGGGCCGGCCGCGCTGGTCTTCGACGACGTACGGGTGCCGGAGCGGAACATCCTCGGCGAGCCCGGCCAGGGCTTCGCGCTCGCGATGGAGTGGATAGGCAAGGGCCGTTACACCATCCCCTCGCACGCGGTCGGCATCGCCGAGCGGGCGCTGCGGATGGCGATCGACCACGCCACCACCCGGCAGACGTTCGGCCGGCCCATCGGCGACAACCAGGCGATCCAGTGGATGATCGCCGACTCCGAGACCGAGCTGGAGGCGGCCCGCTGGCTCATCCTGCGGGCGGCCTGGACCGTGGACCAGGGCATGGACCCGCGGCACGCCTCCTCGATGGCGAAGCTCTACGGCGCCGGCATGGTCAACCGGGTGGTGGACCGCGTGCTGCAGATCCACGGCGGCATGGGCTACACCCGGGAGCTGCCCGTCGAGCGGTGGTACCGGCAGGTCCGGCTCTACCGGATCTTCGAGGGCACCGACGAGATGCAGCGGCTCATCATCGCGCGGGACCTGCTGCGCGGCTACACCCGACTGGGAGGGCACCTGGCATGA
- the fabG gene encoding 3-oxoacyl-ACP reductase FabG: MTRFADRVAVVTGAAQGIGAATAHRLAAEGAAVAVVDLDAVRARAVADEIAAAGGRAVGIGCDVTDAEAVAAMTDQVVQAYGGLHVLVNNAGITRDNLLFRMPLPEWEAVLTTNLTSMFLCCQAAQQHMVAARYGRIVNLSSRSALGNRGQVNYAAAKAGVQGLTATLAAELGPFNVTVNAVAPGYVATAMTAATAERVGSSPEEHQRAVAEHTPLRRVAQPAEIASVIAFLASDDASYVSGQTLYVNGGAR; encoded by the coding sequence GTGACCAGATTCGCCGACCGGGTCGCCGTCGTCACCGGCGCCGCGCAGGGCATCGGCGCGGCCACCGCGCACCGACTCGCCGCCGAGGGCGCGGCCGTCGCGGTGGTGGACCTCGACGCCGTGCGCGCCCGGGCCGTCGCCGACGAGATCGCCGCCGCTGGTGGCCGGGCCGTCGGCATCGGCTGCGACGTGACCGACGCCGAAGCCGTCGCCGCCATGACCGACCAGGTGGTCCAGGCGTACGGGGGGCTGCACGTGCTCGTCAACAACGCCGGGATCACCCGCGACAACCTGCTGTTCAGGATGCCGCTGCCCGAGTGGGAGGCGGTGCTGACCACCAACCTGACGAGCATGTTCCTCTGCTGCCAGGCGGCGCAGCAGCACATGGTGGCGGCCCGCTACGGCCGGATCGTCAACCTCAGCAGCCGCTCCGCGCTGGGCAACCGGGGCCAGGTCAACTACGCGGCGGCCAAGGCCGGCGTGCAGGGCCTCACCGCCACGTTGGCCGCCGAGCTGGGCCCGTTCAACGTGACCGTGAACGCGGTCGCGCCCGGCTACGTGGCGACCGCGATGACCGCGGCCACCGCCGAGCGGGTGGGCAGCAGCCCCGAGGAGCACCAGCGGGCGGTCGCCGAGCACACCCCGCTGCGCCGGGTCGCCCAGCCCGCCGAGATCGCCTCGGTGATCGCCTTCCTGGCCAGCGACGACGCCTCGTACGTCAGCGGCCAGACCCTGTACGTCAACGGCGGCGCGCGCTGA
- a CDS encoding MaoC family dehydratase, whose protein sequence is MRTFDSVDELAAAVGETLGPGPWQRIEQGRVDLFADATDDHQWIHLDPERAAAGPYGGTIAHGFLTLSLLPALVGRLYRVRGVRMGVNYGLNRVRFPAPLRVGTAVRAVATIAEVSPVAGGVQLVTAATVECDAGGKPVCVAETVSRLHVGPAAS, encoded by the coding sequence ATGAGGACCTTCGACTCCGTCGACGAGCTGGCCGCCGCGGTCGGGGAGACCCTGGGCCCGGGGCCGTGGCAGCGCATCGAGCAGGGGCGCGTCGACCTGTTCGCCGACGCCACCGACGACCACCAGTGGATCCACCTCGACCCGGAGCGGGCCGCCGCCGGCCCGTACGGGGGCACTATCGCGCACGGCTTCCTCACCCTGTCGCTGCTGCCGGCGCTGGTGGGGCGGCTCTACCGGGTACGGGGTGTGCGGATGGGGGTCAACTACGGGTTGAACCGGGTGCGGTTCCCCGCCCCGCTGCGGGTCGGCACAGCGGTCCGGGCCGTCGCCACCATCGCCGAGGTGTCGCCGGTGGCCGGCGGGGTGCAACTGGTCACCGCCGCGACCGTGGAGTGCGACGCCGGCGGCAAGCCGGTCTGCGTCGCCGAGACGGTGAGCCGGCTCCACGTGGGACCGGCGGCCTCCTGA